The DNA sequence TATATAAAATGAAtgcaaatacattaaaaaaagtttaaagtgtaTGCCCCgactacattttttttctttattttagacAAAATTTAAAATAGTTTTCTTTATTAGAGTTTTGGAAACCTGGGACCCCTGTTATTTTTACCTGTCCCTGCTTTATGTTTTTAATTAATTCCTGTCTAGTGAACATTGTTAGCAGAACAGGAAGTAAGAGTAAATCTCTTTCATTGAGTCCCAGGTAGCAGACAAAAGCCAGGAAGGGCTTCTAATCCtttcccactctattcaaaaccagaaaaaaaagttttgtcttggcATACACTTTAAGGTCCCAAAGCCACATATTTTATGTTTAGTTAATTACATATTGAACACAAAATGTTTCATGAAATTTGCATTACTCTAATCAATGGCCCTATACCTGACTATTTGCATTGGGGCAGAGTGGCATCTGCTTTTGATCTGCCCATGAGGTATGAGTGTGAACAGTGTGCTTTGATCCTTTACAGACTTCATGCCCAACTCTCTTCTTTATTCTAGGGATAAAAATATTGTATTTGATATGTAAATGGGTTGATATTCATTTGTTGGGGATCCACCAGACCTTCTTTTGAGTTTTGCATAGACCTGTTAGTTATGCAGAGACCTTTAATTAACAACCTGATTTTGAACTAAGCAAAAGTACACTACcctatggataaaaaaaaaaaatacatttataatatacagtgccttgaaaaagtattcataccccttgaaattttccacattttgtcatgttacaaccaaaaacgtaaatgtattttattgggatttaatgtgatagaccaacacaaagtggcacataattgtgaagtgtaaggaaaaagataaatgtttttcaacatttcttacaaataaatatgtgaaaagtgtgacgtgcatttgtattctgcccctctgagtcaatactttgtagaaccaccttttgctgcaattacagctgaaggtcttcttgggggatgtctctaccagctttgcacatctagagagtgaaatgtttgctcattcttccttgcaaaatagctcaagctctgtcagattggatggagagcgtctgtgaacagcaattttcaagttttgccagagattctcaattggattttggtctggactttgactgggccattctaacacatgaatatgcttagatctaaaccattccattgtagctctggctgtatgtttagggtctttgtcctgctggaaggagaacctccaccccagtctcaagtcttttgcagactctaacagattttcagctaagattgctctgtatttggctccatccatctttccctcaactctgaccaacttcactgtccctactgaagaaaaacctccccacaacatgatgctgccacaaccatgtttcatTGTGGAGAGGGTATattcagggtgatgggcagtgttagttttctgccacacatagcgttttgcttttaggccaaaaagatcaattttgatctcatctgaccagagcaccttcttccacatgtttgttgtgtcccccacatggcttcttgcaaactgcaaacaggacttctaatggctttttttcaacaatgtctttcttcttgccacaattccataaagtccagatttgtggagtccacgactaatagttgtcctgtggacagattctcccacctgagctgtggatctctgcagctcctccagagttaccatgggcctcttggctgcttctccgatgaatgctctccttgcccggcctgtcagtttaggtggacggccatgtcttggcaggtttgcagttgtgccatactctttccattttcggatggtggattgagcagtgctctgtgagatgttcaaagcctgggatcatttttttataacctaaccctgctttaaacttctccacaacaatATCCctgtgttttccttggccttcacgacgctgtttgttcactaaggttctctaacaaacctttgagggcttcacagaacagctgtatttatactgagattaaattataaaCAGGttcactctatttactaattaggtgacttctgaaggcaattggttctactagattttagttaggggtatcagagtaaaggagctgaatacaaatgcaggtcacactttttagatatttatttgtaaaaaaaattgaaaaccgtttatcatgttccttccacttcacaataatgtgccactttgtgttggtttatcacataaagaagatttaaaggggtatgaatattttatcaaggcactgtaagtaactATGGTAAATTTAATATAACATCAATATACTTAAGCTTTAGTTAATGAATGTAAGCATGCTTTGATTATAAAATATTGCCTTCCGTTGTCTAATTCTATGCAAAAGTCTCTATAAGGATTTCTGCCTTTGTAActctcacatccccaaaacatcagtgatccacctctgtacctgtcatcataggccttgttgacttctctccaaatgaagcgtttatggttgtggccaagaagctcaattttggtctcatcactccaaatgactttgtgccagaaggtttgaggcctgtctctgtgctgtttggtgtattgtaagtgggatactttgtggcgttGACAGCTAATctcatgatgtaaacaaaagatcggtaatcgttttttttctactcacgctgacagcatgagtagaaaaaaaagccgatcaccggctcagatgtcagggacatcggtcccgaagtggaggAGGCACATCTgtctcatcactgccacctaacagtgccaactaacagtgcccacagtgccacctaacactgcccacagtgccacctaacagtgcccaaaagtgccacctatcaatgcccacgagtgccacctatcaatgcccaccagtagtgccaatcagtgccacctagaagtgctgcccatcagtgtaactgatcagtgcccatcactgccacccatcagtgcccatcactgctgcctcatcagtgtatatcaatgaaggagaaaaattacctgttttaaattttttataacaaaatataaaaaaaatatatatattttttttaattcagtttttacatttttttaacaaaaagtaaaaactgcagaggtgatcacataccaccaaaatacAGCTCTACTTgtagtgaaaaaatgataaaaattgtatttgggtacagtgtggcatggccgcgtaattgtcattcaaagtgcatcagtgctgaaagctgaaaattggtctggataggagggggtttaagtgcccagtaagcaagtggttaacaaaaatgtaaacacagttgattgataataaatggcttcagccaaacactaaccatgagtgaaagaaaagtttttgtgttatcgttcatattctctgaaaaatgggcaagaaatcataaattctgccagggtatgtaaacttatgagcacaactgtattaatGAAATAGTAATTACAAAGAAATTATACATTGGTATATTGTATTTACTCAGTGACACTTGCAGACTATCTGcaaatgtcatttacacaggaattgcTGTCGTGTACCACAATGCAATTTCTATCTTTCATTGTGAGAGCCGGTAATTAGCAGTCATAGTAGTGGGGGAGCAGCAGCAGGGGGAGAGGAGTAAGATGTAATAGATGCATCCAAAGAACTTTCTTTATATTTTAGGAAAAatatctgatgccgcgtacacacaatcggaaattcggccagcaaaagaccgatgagagcttttggtcggaaaatacgatcgtgtgtatgctccatcggacttttgctggcggaattcccgccagcaaaagattgagagcaggttctcaatttttcggccggaaaagttcctatccaaaaatgcgatcgtctgtacaaattccgatgcccaatattcctacgcatgctcggaaacaattcggctcatgctcagaagcattgaacttaattttctcggctcgttgtagtgttgtacatcaccgcattcttgacggtcaaaagttcagagaacttttgtgtgactgtgtgtatgcaaggcaagcttgggcggaattccgtcagaaaaaacatccattttttttcCAACGAAAAATCTGcgcatgtgtatgcggcattacattcAAAATCCTTGAGTAGTTGATCCCCTTtaacttcctgctgtgtctctaagataggaagtgaatggaaatctcccaacAGGACAGagacaagaaaataaaaatgattgtTTCATCCCTTCCCTACTgtattcaaaatttaaaaacaaatgaagTTTACTTTGATTTCTTACTATTGTTGGTATATAATATGATATTACTAtttttgttatattatattatcaTATGGACGTTTGCTGAGAAATATGTATTTATTAAGAGATCCATTCATTTTCACCTAGTAACACATTTCCtttcctaggatgacaacactcatTTAGCTTACTGTATctctggaggagcagtgttgtcattcTAGAATTGTGAAACTCAAAACCCCCTACCCTCATTTTCTTAATGGTGGGGGGAGGTTCCGTAGTTCACAGAAGAGAAATGGGCAGAGCTGATAATAATATTTGGGATTTGTAGACCGCTAGGGCAGTGTGTGTTGGGAAGGCAAGGTGAAAATTAAAAGTGCCTACAATCACTTACTACTTTTTTATAGAAAGAAGTTTTTTTATTTAACTAACTACCTTTCTTTTTAACTTTTAGGAGCAGACAATTTCCAAACTAAAAATAAGCAGAGcctgttttttttatcaaaatcaccTTGTTGTCTTAAGCAGGCCAAAAATGATACGATcatctttccttccaccatgggtggaatAGGCCGGTTGTACCCAATTCGATTGATTGATTGACTggggtacaatcagcttgcccatacatggattgaaatttggccggtccccGCTGAATCTGAACATGTATTTTTAGAGTTAGTGAACTAGAAACTTTATTTTTTGGGGAGAaacctttttctaaaaaaaaagactTCAGAGTTTTATTCCCAAATCCAAAATTAGTAAAATAAAAGCTACATTTTTTGGGGAGAAATATAATCTTGTTTTGACAAAAACCTTTCTGTTTTAGACCCAGAAAATGCAAAATGTAATTGTCAAACTAATTACTATTTTATAATTGAATAATCTGCAACATCAAACCACCCTTTTAGATAATTTAAAAAATCACACAAAACTTTATTCCAAATAATaagaaaatgttttattataaATTAAACTAAGTGCATATAACAACATATCATTACTTAATTCATGATAGCTGACTAACTATCACATACTAAatcaaaataacataaaataagtcCTTGACGTGGGTTTGAAGCCACATTTACAGCATCCACGTGTTTCCTGGAATCTGCAAATGTCCATTGATTTGTAGACCATCGTATCTATTCTGAAAAGTGTTGGAAAGATCTTCTGGAGTTGGGAAGTGTCTACCTTGTATGTACTGAGAGTTGTTATGTTTTGGGAGATGTCTTGCTCTTCGGTTCTGGAACCAAACCTGTAACATGTAACAATGAATCACCATTACTCATTTATATATTATACTCTTTATACAGTTATCAACAGAAGAACCAAAAGGGACATGTACAACTAGGGAATGTTTGGAATGTGTTAGCCtcatttgttttagtttttcaGGACATGTTCAATTGGTGATCATGCCAGTGATACACTTCCCATCCTAAGATGTCAATGCTTACCTACTGTACTGTTTCTATGGggtagcagcattgtcaccctaggacaggaactgtgttaggactacagaaaacctccccctcctctcttctgcaTAGCTTAGTTGGGTGCTGCTCTCTAGTTCATGTTCTAGTGATATAGGCAGGACTGATAATGTGTGGGGCTTCATTGTGGAGTTAtcagctcactacaggaagttaAGTGATCAATGAATTCTAGCAGGATCAACAAACATGTAATTCAATGGTTTTTGAAAGGCAAATCATTGTGAAATGTGGAGGtagttattaaattatttttttttaagtttgcccacgCATACCCCAGCCAAAAAACTCATACTTTTTTACAACTCTCCTTGATATGGCAGAGGAACTCTCTTAATGCTGTTATTTGTGCTACTTGAAAGATTGAATCATAAACCACAGGCATACAAAAATTCTTGCAAAAAACCCTTTTATCAATTGTCAAGTCACAATTCCAGATTTCACCAGAAGGTGGCAGTTGGGATGAAATCTGGAATTACAGATCCCATCCTTATAAAATGCAGTGGCTGGAGGAGTTACTGTGCATGTCAGTATTAGTTAATCTACACTAaaacccatttaaaaaaatatataatacaaaaaaagttaCATGACGGTGCAGTAAAGtttgaaataaaataatatacaacaAATTAATATTAGTTAAGAAACAATTgtggtaaaaatatatttttttacctgtATTTTAGGTTCTGAAATCCCAGTTATCTTGGCAATACGACATCTCTTTGTGAAGTTTGGATAGCTGTTACGAGCAAACTCATTCATCAGGAAGGCAGTCTGCTCATTTGTGTACTTTGTCCTCTTTATGCACCGTTTATTTGTGTTGCTGTTCGGGAAATCCTCAATCTGGACTCTTGGTTGCTTGCATCCTGCATTCTCGTCTTCTTCCAACTTTCCTAGAAACAAGAGCAATGACAGGGTTTAAAACTTTGCAGTCAAAGACAATACAAAGAGGATATTTTGTGCACAATTCTATTCACTgaattataaagaaaaagaaaatgtgtggCTTACAATTAAATATTTCCAAtcatttgaaatgaaaaaaaactttaaaaagattatcattaaggctccatgcacactggcttaaaaactgTTGCTTCTacgggagttttgtgttctgcctgtagaagcagctcaatgttatcctatgtgtccatgcacattaggatgattacaggcattTTTGAGATCAACGtttggaggcaggaaaaaaaaaacttctgattcGCATTTCTGATTTTAGCTCACTTGCAGAagaaacgtaaaactctcctaaactcgtctaagcTTCTCCTAaactcctaaactcgtctaaaaaAATGCTCTGAacgttttttactcccaagaggacagactttttttaagcccagtgtgcatacagttgatttaagagctgtgaaaacgacaataaaaaaatattaagaacTCAAATTGATAAACAGCATAACTCAATAATGTTCTATTATAAATGGACGTATAATTGGATCAGAAAAAAgtgatagaaagatagatagatagatagatagatagatagatagatagatagatagatagatagatagatagatagatagacagatcaGTGTTTgtaaactccagtcctcaaggcgccccaacaggtcatgttttcaggatttccattattttgcacaggtgatttgatcagtttcacagccttagtaattaccacagccgtttcatctgagggaaatcctgaaaacatgacctgttggggcgccttgaggactggagttgagaaacactgagatagatagatagatagatagctagatagatagatagatagatagatagatagatagatagattagatagatagattagatagaataGATATATAGACTTACGTTTTAATGGATTCTGATTAATTATGTCCTTATGTACAATTTCCTTAAGGATTATTGAGTTTTTGTCATGTGCTTCTTGCTGGATTCCGAAGAGTGTGTACATTGCCAGCATCTTTTGTTGTAGAGTAATGGAGTTTTGTAGATCTTTCTGGATTTTTGTAGCTAAGAAATCATCAGGAGAGATGCATGGGGTGCTAATGAAGTTGTCCTGGAACCGCAGGGGAGGAGACATTGTTGGATAGTCTTCTTCTAGAGAAAGCACAGTGCAGAGAATTTGGTCCAGCTCAGGATCCATGTCTGCTCACCTTAAATCTGTTGGAATGAGGGACTGGGGTCCTTAGACAACTTTTATTCCTAAATAAATGTGGAATGGACCTGGACCAGTATTGAGGTAGAAACCCACACAGTCCTTTGAAGTTTCTATAAAGAGGAACTGTATCCTTTGATGCTCTTTGGGTGCCTCACCTTAAAGTTGCCTCTTTACAGCTCAGAAACAGGAATTATTGTGTAAATCTTTGTATTGGAAAGTCAGGTTTGATGTTCCCCTACTGTATGAGTTGTCACCTCACCTGCAAGTTATTTATCACACCTTTATGTGTGTTTGAAATCCCAAACTAGGGATTAACATTATGTTAAaaaccaaaacattatatatagtaGCCCATAATGTTTTGGTTTTTAacataatttatatttttattgtcttATATAAACAGAATTTCATAAGAACAAGTTAAATATAGTACTTGTAGCAATTTAATTAATACAttaaaatacagtatttattggcgtataacactcactttttcaccatgaaaatcggaaGGAAATAGTGCGTGCgagttatacgccaatacttcagttttagctgcctcggaggggacagggagggggggcaggacgagcaccgtcagattacataaagtgagaatctcctgtttacttggcagcctctgtaataggaactcccgtctcctgggcctccattggaccactgttatgtctatcataggagattctcactgtatgtaatctttcggcgctcatcccgccccccctccctgtcccctctgggctgcagatgggcagcgatcaggctgcattgatggcaatggtgaggctgcagatgggcactgacccttattttgcttcgaagatccttatttaaaatttaagtttttttttcttaaacttccctcttaagatgaatgtgcgtgttatatgcctgtgcgtgttatatgccgataaatacggtaatttaatttaaaaataaaatgaaatgtttaTTTTTCTTAGCTAGTATATATGATAGATAGAAAATCAAATGAGAATTAAGTTGGTCAATGAAAATGTATTTGATTTAGTAGTGTGCTTCTTTAAATATTATCATAACATGTACTTAAACTGGTATTAAATATGTCTGATTTGCCTGGTGTTCACAATAATGCCTGCAACTAAAATTGTTCATGTGCTGTCATTTTTGTTTAAGTATAAAAATCTATCAATCAAATATTatggaaacaaaaaaaatcttGCTGATTTAGAAACAGATAAAATACCAATATGTAATTGTTGAACTAAttactattttcttattttttgtagATAATATGcaatataaaaacatatttttgacACTTACATATttcaaaaagaaacaaaacttttaagataatttataatataataagcaCCCCATTTAaaattttaagaaaatattttattataaattaaaCTTATATATCATTAGTTAATTcatcagtttgcatgttctccctgtgcctgtgtgggtttcctccagatactctggtttccttccaaactccaaagacatgctggtaggttaattggctcctgtctaaatagtcccttgtatgtatgtatgaatgtgagatagggaccttagaatgtaagctccttgagggcagggactaatgtgaatgtacaatatatatgtaaaatgctatgtaaattgacagcactttataagtacctataatgaaaaaaaaaaaatcatagctttTTATCACATACTAAAATATAATAACATCAAGTAAGTCCTTGACATGGAATTGAAGCTGCATTTACAGCATCCACATGTTTCCTTGGATCTGGAAATGTCCATTGATATGTAGAGTCTGGCATTGCTTCTGAAAGATGTTAGGAAGATCTCTGGGAGTCTCAAATGTTTCTTTCAATAAAATGTTATGGAAACAAAAAAGATCTTGCTGTTCTAGACCCAGATAAAATTCCAATATGTAATTGTTGAACAAATGACTACAGTATTTTCTAATTATATATGagataatatacaatataaaaacataTGTGTGACACTTACATGCAACTGTTTCAAAAAGTAACAAAACTTTTAAGATGACTTATAAAATAATAAGGATTCAACAACAACCCATTTTAAAAGataagaaaatattttattataaattaaaCTAAGTGCATACCACAATATATTATTAGTCAAATCATCACAGCTTTGTAACAATCACatactaaaacaaaataacattaaatACGTCCTTGACATGGATTTGAAGCTGTATTTACAGCATCCACATGTTTCCTGGGATCTGGAAATGTCCATCGATTTGTAgattctggtatggattctgaaaaatgttgggaagatgtcTGGGAGTTGAGAACTGACTACCCTGGGTGCTTTGGGATTTCATATCTTTTGAGAGATGTCTTGTTCTTCTGTTCTGAAACCAAACCTGcaacatgtaaaaataaattctCATTAATCatctatatactgtactgtataaaaAGTTCATGTTTATTGTATAAAAGGCTATCACCAGAGGGAGCAAAAGTGACTTGAACAaccagggcagtgatggcgaaccttggctgccccggaaggaagaggggcgaagatggatgcttcctgcagcggggacagctccggcttcctttgcaggtaagtgccacgtAATGggccagtatgcgatgcatactagcccattatgcttttactttgcagggtttgcacAAAaggaaagaggaagtaaaacccttcagggtttacttcctctttaaagctacATAACTATGTAAAAATGTGTATGCTAATAATCAGATTCCTGTTGAGTACAGATTTCTTTGAAGCACTGTTGACTATATGTCCATCAAGTTTTTTCATCCTTAACACTCTTGCCATTGGAATTCTTCTAGATGTGGACTCATGTACAATTTCTTTAGCCAAATCACACCCATAGATTTCATATTTGGTGTCATTTATTTTTAAGATTGTTTTGAAGAAGAATTAAAGGACCACTGCATGTCCTTTAGGACGTCCATTGTTCCAAAGCTCTTCTGTTGTACTTCAAACTTTTGGATTTCCCTTCGGGCCCTGAAGATCTCTGCTCTGTAAATTTATTTTGTTTGCAAAGATGTCTCGCTCTTCTGTTCTGAaaccaaacctgaaaaaaaaacagaggttgTGAGATGTTAATTATTAAATGTAATAGAAAACAGAGCATAAATAGATATCATGTTGTGCTTTCAGgttgaatattttttttagtatGGCAGTGAAAAGTTGAATTGAaggtccagccaaaacttttttttttttcgttttaggaGAGAGTGGGGATCTCTTTGTTATCTGGGGTTCTGTTAAGCTGGCTGTACACTTCACGTTCACACAAACATTCGAAAatatgtatgaaaattctcagtacatttgacaacttgatgaatgttgttcaaaagtacttaaaaatttcacttgcttttaacatttgattttggaatgcaTAGCCTTTACCAAACGAAAACTATATACGTTGTTAGAAATTAATTAGTTAGAGAAAAATGTTCCATCCTGCTCTGTCAATCTTCCTCATCacctaattaaaaacaaaaattagtttgaccccactaatgattagaaaatcaaacatagCTCTAAAAGTGAAAAATTTCAAAttcaattctactagtgtatggccagctttagcgagatttcccctttacttcctgtctcagtgacaatggttgCACCATACAGAAGTCAAGGAAAACCTCCAACAGCAtcaaagacagaaataaaaatacttttattgGGGTAAGGGAAGGCTAGAACCCAGTTCAGTTTTTTCTCTCCAATGGaatcccagatagcagtaaaacctatcctcccccactctattcaaaactaaaaaaggaaaaaatgggtgTTAATAATGGACACACACTTTAAATAATATATCTGCTGTGTATTAAAAGAACACATTTTACTGCAATTTTACAAAACACTGCAACACTACAAAACACATATAAATATCTTTGTAAATCGGTGactctgatttactaaaggaactaAGAATTTTTTGTTGCAAGGGAAGTTTCGCTTAACTCAGTGAATGTGGGGAAGCTGTGCTCACTTCAATCACCCAACTACGGTATGcacaagcaaaaaaatgtttttaattttcatGACATTCACTGAGCTAAATGAGAATTTCCTTGCAACGTGAAAATGAATGCTCAATTGCTTTAGTAAATCAcagtggtgtaatggttagcactttcacctagcaggaaaaagggttgctggttcagaTCCCAACCACAAccccatctgcctggagtttgcatgttctccctgtgcttgcgttgGTTTcatctgggtactccggttttctcctgcacgctaaagacatgctggtaggttaattggatcctgtctaaattggccctagtatgtatgaatgtgagttagggaccttaggttgtaagctccttgagggtagggactgatgtgaatgtacaatgtatatgtaaagcgctgcataaattgacggcactatataagtaccttaaataaaataaatcaggGTCAGTGTGTGTAAACAAACTGAGATGTTAAGAAAATATTTTACCTGTATTCTTGGTTCCGGAATTCCAGTAATATCTGCAATACGGCATCGAGTCACGAAGTCTGGGTATGGATTGAGATCAAACTGATTCTGGAGGAAGGCGGTCTGTTCACTGTTGTAAGTTGTCTTTTTTCTAGACTTGGCATTCCACAGGCTGGTCCCGGCATTGTGAATAGTTTCTGTGGAATTGTTGCTAGCATCTGTCTCTAGTTCACACATCTTTCCTAGTGAGAAAATAAAATGTAACTAAaactattcacaaaaaaaaatattttctacaagGTAACATTTGAAAAACACAAAAGTCAGCAAACAGGTACCTTCAACACTAGCAGATGCAACAAAAtagtaaaagaaacaaaaatattaAGGATAAGCCATACACCAGATTTTTAGATTTTGATAGTAAAGTttttgggccttttggtggtaggATCCTgggaaaaatgta is a window from the Aquarana catesbeiana isolate 2022-GZ linkage group LG03, ASM4218655v1, whole genome shotgun sequence genome containing:
- the LOC141134088 gene encoding homeobox protein siamois-like — its product is MDPELDQILCTVLSLEEDYPTMSPPLRFQDNFISTPCISPDDFLATKIQKDLQNSITLQQKMLAMYTLFGIQQEAHDKNSIILKEIVHKDIINQNPLKRKLEEDENAGCKQPRVQIEDFPNSNTNKRCIKRTKYTNEQTAFLMNEFARNSYPNFTKRCRIAKITGISEPKIQVWFQNRRARHLPKHNNSQYIQGRHFPTPEDLSNTFQNRYDGLQINGHLQIPGNTWML
- the LOC141134089 gene encoding homeobox protein siamois-like, producing MDPELDHIICTVLSLEEDYPTMSPPLRNLNYPSSPNGELPNLLPIMNISGPHKVSNVLEQTLLKLYSYLGYEQEEGNSKSINPGFSEQISKITPSMNGQENLSHNQNQKVLKRKMCELETDASNNSTETIHNAGTSLWNAKSRKKTTYNSEQTAFLQNQFDLNPYPDFVTRCRIADITGIPEPRIQVWFQNRRTRHLSKDMKSQSTQGSQFSTPRHLPNIFQNPYQNLQIDGHFQIPGNMWML